A window of the Candidatus Methylarchaceae archaeon HK02M2 genome harbors these coding sequences:
- a CDS encoding DUF998 domain-containing protein, with the protein MSDLRCWTERILVPTHDKLIKSKQLTYIMKYDNRTVAGALLFVGSVQFLFGLIIAEILYPGYNVSKNFISDLGVGPTSLIFNSSVFLLGVFIVATAYFIHRSFGSRLLSFLFTLTGLGAMGVGLFPETVRIIHPIFALIAFGFGGLSAIMSYKLQKLPFTYFSVLLGAISLIAIALYGSGTFLGLDKGGMERMIAYPTLIWALGFGGYLIGYSEE; encoded by the coding sequence GTGAGTGATCTTAGATGCTGGACAGAAAGAATTCTAGTTCCAACTCACGATAAGTTAATAAAATCGAAACAGTTAACTTACATTATGAAGTACGACAATAGAACGGTGGCTGGGGCGCTTCTATTTGTTGGTAGTGTTCAGTTTCTTTTTGGATTGATCATAGCAGAAATATTGTACCCAGGTTACAATGTCTCAAAAAATTTCATAAGTGACCTGGGCGTTGGACCTACCTCTCTCATCTTCAATTCATCCGTGTTCTTGCTTGGCGTTTTTATTGTAGCTACTGCATACTTCATTCATCGTTCATTCGGTTCTAGACTTCTTTCTTTCCTTTTTACCCTAACGGGCCTCGGTGCCATGGGGGTGGGATTGTTCCCCGAGACTGTCAGAATAATACACCCCATCTTTGCCCTTATTGCTTTCGGATTCGGGGGACTATCTGCTATCATGTCATACAAATTACAGAAACTACCTTTCACTTACTTTTCTGTTCTATTAGGAGCGATTTCACTAATAGCGATAGCCCTCTATGGTTCCGGTACTTTTCTCGGTTTAGATAAGGGGGGGATGGAACGCATGATTGCATACCCTACTCTAATCTGGGCACTTGGCTTTGGTGGTTATCTGATTGGATATTCCGAGGAATGA